In the Hordeum vulgare subsp. vulgare chromosome 7H, MorexV3_pseudomolecules_assembly, whole genome shotgun sequence genome, one interval contains:
- the LOC123413466 gene encoding transmembrane 9 superfamily member 7-like has translation MAITGGPRGRLLLPLFLAAACLVCTPARAFYLPGVAPRDFQKDDDLQVKVNKLSSIKTQLPYDYYFLDYCKPEAIKNSAENLGEVLRGDRIENSVYNFKMRRDESCKVVCRTKLSAEAAKNFREKIDDEYRVNMILDNLPVVVPRQAREGSPTPNFDHGYRVGYKLKDDKYYINNHLSFKVLYHEDLNSPEARIVGFHVIPSSIKHEYGAWDDKNPTVQTCNANTKITPGSHTPQEVAPDAYVVFSYDVTFEASEIIWASRWDVYLLSSDSQIHWFSIINSLMIVLFLSGMIAMIMMRTLYKDIANYNQLDNQEEAQEETGWKLVHGDAFRPPVHSGLLCVYVGTGVQFFGMTVVTMMFALLGFLSPANRGGLMTAMVLLWVFMGVLAGYTSSRLYKMFKGTEWKKITLKTAFMFPGIIFGVFFVLNALIWGEKSSGAVPFGTMFALVLLWFGISVPLVFVGSFLGFKQPAIEDPVKTNKIPRQIPEQAWYLQPAFSILAGGILPFGAVFIELFFILTSIWLNQFYYIFGFLFIVFVILLVTCAEITIVLCYFQLCSEDYHWWWRAYLTAGSSALYLFAYAIFYFFNKLEITKLVSGILYFGYMLIISYAFFVLTGTIGFYACFWFVRKIYASVKID, from the exons GATGATGATCTCCAGGTGAAGGTCAACAAGCTGTCATCTATAAAGACACAACTTCCATATGACTATTATTTCCTGGACTACTGCAAACCTGAGGCGATTAAGAACAGTGCTGAGAACTTAGGGGAAGTCCTTCGTGGGGACCGCATTGAAAATTCTGTCTATAAT TTCAAGATGAGGAGGGACGAGAGCTGCAAAGTTGTTTGTCGAACAAAACTTTCTGCAGAAGCTGCAAAGAATTTCAGAGAGAAGATCGATGATGAATATCGAGTCAACAT GATTTTGGATAATCTCCCAGTTGTGGTCCCTAGACAGGCACGGGAAGGAAGCCCAACACCGAACTTTGACCATGGTTACCGCGTTGGCTATAAG CTCAAGGATGACAAGTACTATATTAATAATCACTTGAGCTTTAAAGTCTTGTACCATGAAGACCTGAACTCCCCAGAGGCTCGTATTGTTGGCTTCCATGTGATTCCTAGCAG CATTAAGCATGAATATGGTGCCTGGGATGACAAGAATCCTACAGTACAAACTTGCAATGCTAACACTAAGATAACTCCTGGTAGTCACACACCTCAAGAGGTGGCCCCTGATGCCTATGTTGTATTCTCTTACGACGTTACCTTTGAG GCTAGTGAGATCATATGGGCATCTCGCTGGGACGTCTACCTTCTCTCTAGCGACAGCCAAATCCACTGGTTTTCTATCATTAACTCCTTGATGATTGTCCTTTTCCTTTCTGGCATGATAGCCATGATTATGATGAGGACCCTTTACAAGGACATAGCAAACTATAATCAGCTTGACAATCAGGAGGAAGCCCAAGAAGAAACTGGATGGAAGTTAGTGCATGGTGATGCCTTCAGGCCTCCTGTTCATTCAGGCCTTCTTTGCGTTTATGTTGGAACTGGTGTGCAGTTCTTTGGCATGACAGTGGTAACCATGATGTTTGCGCTACTTGGATTCTTATCCCCCGCGAACCGTGGAGGACTCATGACGGCTATGGTCCTTCTGTGGGTTTTCATGGGTGTATTGGCGGGTTACACGTCGTCTCGCCTCTACAAGATGTTCAAGGGCACTGAATGGAAGAAGATTACCCTCAAAACTGCCTTCATGTTTCCTGGTATAATCTTTGGGGTCTTTTTCGTCCTGAATGCCCTTATCTGGGGTGAGAAATCATCTGGTGCAGTTCCTTTTGGGACAATGTTTGCTCTGGTCCTTCTCTGGTTTGGCATCTCCGTGCCACTGGTCTTTGTTGGAAGTTTCTTGGGATTCAAGCAGCCAGCCATTGAGGACCCAGTCAAGACAAACAAGATTCCCAGGCAAATTCCCGAGCAAGCATGGTACCTGCAGCCAGCTTTCTCGATACTTGCGGGTGGCATATTGCCATTTGGTGCTGTCTTTAttgagctcttcttcatcctcacATCTATCTGGCTGAACCAGTTCTACTACATCTTCGGGTTCCTCTTCATAGTCTTCGTCATTCTGCTGGTAACCTGTGCTGAGATCACAATTGTGCTCTGCTACTTCCAGCTGTGCAGTGAGGACTACCACTGGTGGTGGAGGGCATACCTGACCGCAGGCTCCTCAGCTCTATATCTATTCGCTTATGCTATCTTCTACTTCTTCAACAAGCTGGAGATCACAAAGCTTGTTTCAGGCATTCTCTACTTTGGTTACATGCTGATCATTTCTTATGCCTTCTTCGTCCTGACTGGCACCATTGGCTTCTATGCTTGCTTCTGGTTTGTGAGGAAGATCTATGCTTCTGTGAAGATCGACTGA
- the LOC123408654 gene encoding L-ascorbate oxidase-like, producing MARPHTRSESPLVVHLLLCCTFLLAFRAPATTAASAPAPAPTPTTLNMTWDVEYILWAPDCQQRVMIGINGKFPGPNITARAGETVSITVNNKLHTEGLVIHWHGMRQVGTPWADGTASISQCAVSPGESFTYEFVADKPGTYFYHGHFGMQRAAGLYGWLVVDATAEQGEPYRSDYDGGELRMLLSDWYHESVYAQAAGLERKDKHFEWVGEPQTILINGRGQHDCMLGAVTGYHRGIDRRARTCVRGKEAQLCRDEERCLRRSECGPYCPESQCAPVVFDVEPGRTYRLRIASTTSLSALNVQVQGHELTVVEADGNPVEPFTVTDIDIYSGESYSVLLTTNHTPGSFWVSVGVRGRCPKTLPATAVLRYTNSRHPWPGSPPPETPAWDDLQRSKGFTHRIKARRNAAEAPRPPPTEQVNRTIVMLNTQTLVDGHVKWAVNNVSLTLPATPYLGAYFYGVQGSAFDASGEAPDGFPDGYDIDLPPANNSYKTRLSDRVYELPHGAVVDVVLQNADMLRHNESETHPWHLHGHDFWVLGYGEGRYRSERLNTEDPPLRNTVVVFPHGWTAIRFVADNVGAWAFHCHIEPHLHMGMGAVFVEGVDKMRELDVPREAMMCGVIKTSAAVLTPSKPRSPAPAPAPAP from the exons ATGGCCAGGCCTCACACTCGCAGTGAGTCACCACTGGTGGTGCATCTGCTGCTCTGTTGCACCTTTCTCCTGGCCTTCCGTGCTCCGGCGACCACCGCAGCCTCCGCCCCAGCCCCAGCTCCGACCCCGACGACGCTGAACATGACGTGGGACGTGGAGTACATCCTGTGGGCGCCGGACTGCCAGCAGCGGGTGATGATCGGCATCAACGGCAAGTTCCCCGGCCCCAACATCACCGCCCGCGCCGGCGAGACCGTCAGCATCACCGTCAACAACAAGCTGCACACGGAGGGTCTGGTCATCCACTGGCACGGGATGCGGCAGGTGGGCACGCCGTGGGCGGACGGGACGGCGTCCATCTCCCAGTGCGCCGTCAGCCCGGGGGAGTCGTTCACCTACGAGTTCGTCGCCGACAAG CCGGGGACCTACTTCTACCACGGGCACTTCGGGATGCAGCGGGCGGCGGGGCTGTACGGGTGGCTCGTGGTGGACGCCACGGCGGAGCAGGGCGAGCCGTACCGGAGCGactacgacggcggcgagctccgcaTGCTGCTCAGCGACTGGTACCACGAGAGCGTGTACGCGCAGGCGGCCGGGCTGGAGCGCAAGGACAAGCACTTCGAGTGGGTCGGCGAGCCGCAGACGATCCTGATCAACGGGCGAGGGCAGCACGACTGCATGCTGGGCGCGGTCACCGGGTACCACCGGGGCATCGACAGGCGCGCCAGGACCTGCGTGAGGGGCAAGGAGGCCCAGCTGTGCAGGGACGAGGAGAGGTGCCTCCGGCGGAGCGAGTGCGGGCCCTACTGCCCGGAGAGCCAGTGCGCCCCCGTGGTGTTCGACGTGGAGCCTGGCAGGACGTACCGGCTCAGGATCGCCAGCACCACCTCGCTCTCCGCTCTCAACGTGCAGGTCCAAGGG CACGAGCTGACGGTGGTGGAGGCCGACGGCAACCCGGTGGAGCCGTTCACCGTCACCGACATCGACATCTACTCCGGCGAGAGCTACTCCGTGCTCCTCACGACCAACCACACGCCGGGGTCCTTCTGGGTCTCCGTCGGGGTGAGAGGACGGTGCCCCAAGACGCTGCCGGCGACCGCCGTCCTACGGTACACCAACAGCAGACACCCGTGGCCAGGCAGCCCGCCCCCGGAGACTCCGGCGTGGGACGACCTGCAGCGCAGCAAGGGCTTCACGCACAGGATCAAGGCCAGGAGGAACGCCGCCGAGGCGCCGCGGCCGCCGCCGACGGAGCAGGTGAACCGGACGATCGTGATGCTCAACACGCAGACCCTGGTGGACGGGCACGTcaagtgggccgtcaacaacgtgTCCCTGACGCTCCCGGCCACCCCGTACCTCGGCGCCTACTTCTACGGCGTGCAGGGCAGCGCCTTCGACGCCTCCGGCGAGGCGCCCGACGGGTTCCCCGACGGCTACGACATCGACCTGCCGCCGGCGAACAACAGCTACAAGACTAGGCTCAGCGACCGGGTGTACGAGCTGCCGCACGGCGCCGTCGTGGACGTGGTGCTCCAGAACGCGGACATGCTCAGGCACAACGAAAGCGAGACGCACCCGTGGCACCTGCACGGCCACGACTTCTGGGTGCTGGGGTACGGCGAGGGGCGGTACCGCAGCGAGCGCCTCAACACGGAGGACCCGCCGCTGAGGAACACGGTGGTCGTGTTCCCGCACGGGTGGACGGCGATCCGGTTCGTCGCCGACAACGTCGGAGCGTGGGCGTTCCACTGCCACATCGAGCCGCACCTCCACATGGGGATGGGCGCCGTCTTCGTCGAAGGGGTAGACAAGATGCGGGAGCTTGACGTGCCCAGGGAGGCCATGATGTGTGGGGTGATCAAGACATCGGCCGCAGTCCTGACTCCCTCTAAGCCGCGCTCACCGGCTccggcaccggcaccggcaccgTGA